Genomic window (Vigna unguiculata cultivar IT97K-499-35 chromosome 10, ASM411807v1, whole genome shotgun sequence):
AGGTGGTGTCTGTTATTAATGATATCACAATGTTGGAGAACCAAGTTCCCTTCATTGTGCTCAAGAAGTTGTTTAGGAAGGTTTTTCCTGATCGCAGTGACATCAACAGTGATCACCGTGTTGCTAATATTGTTCGCAGGGCTTTCGGTTACCCTGAGGTGAATAACTCTGGTGGCGTACACATTCTTCACTTGATGCACTTGTCCACAGTGGAACAGACTCAGCAAGAGGGTAAACGCGTGAAGCAGGAGCTTCTGAGATGCGCCACGAGGCTTCACGCTGCTGGAATAACGATTGAAGCTGCAGACATCACTCATCGCCATGAATTGGTTGATTGGTTCAACTTTGACATTAGTTTTAGTGGCAGTGTGCTAAGAATTCCACCGCTGTACGTGAAGGAAACAACAGAAGTGAGGTGGAGGAACTTGATTGCGTGGGAGCAGAGCAGAATTTGGATCAGatgtaagtacacttcatatgCATTGTTCTTCCAAGGCTTGGTTTGTTGTAAGCATGACATTGAGCTGCTAGAGGAGAAAGGGGTGATAGTGAATAGGGCTAGGAAGAGCAAGGATGAGTTGTTGGATCTGTTTAACACGATTTCTAAGGGAGCAGAGTACATGGATTCCAGCTATGAGGATATTTGTGATAGATTGAACAAGTTCCAGGGGAAGAAAGTCAGAACTGTATTGCAAAAAGTTCCTATTGTCACTTGGCATGGCTGCAGAGGGGTTTATGAGGTTGTAGTTTACTACTGCAGAAACTGGTACAGAATTTTGATACGTGATCATATCCCCACAGTGTGGAAATTTATAGGAGTGTTAGCAGCGGTTGTGCTCCTTGTTCTCACAATTATGCAGACCTATTATTCATCCCGACAAAAAAACTGAGTAGTGTTTGTAATTTCGTCTAACTTGTACACGTGAAATCAAGTGAAAAATGGAATCATGTATTGGCTTTATCCGAATGAATAAATCCAAATCTTGGTTTTTGTTTTAGGAGTAACGGCTTTGGTTTTTGCTGGTTACAATCACAGTTTCACTGATTTTGCTTCTTCGTGACTTGTTCATTTTCCAATAAGAAAAGTAAAGTGCAGGTGGAGAATTTACAAGGAACATAAAATTGTGCCTTAGTCCAAGTTTTTCATTTGGTATTAAGGGATGCTTTACTTTGTGTGCTTAGATTTCTTCTATCATTTAAGTTTTTTTGGGGGGCTTATTGCCGCAGCTAATCAAAGAAGGGCTTGGATCCActgacagagagagagagagtgggCATTAAGAAACTGACAAGTCAAATCAGGGAAGATTTTCTCTAGTTTTCATGTTCCATTTACTAAATggttttatttactaattttaccaGTATTGGCTTTTTGGCTGGGCCATGTGGCAAATGTAGTAGTTAGTTATAACTGTTAAAGTGTAAACGAGGCAGGAAATGAGGAGTTAGGAAATGGTGAGGATACGCTGAAGTTGGATGGGAAAAGTTGGTGTTGTTCATGATTAAATGACTGCTATAGGAGTGGAATAGGGCGGAGCAAGAGGGGGAAGCCTTGTGAATTACAGGCTGAGCTTAAGAAGGGCAAATCGAACTTTTCACAAATACaagaaattttgtaattatttgaacCAACCAATtcttaatgaaaaaatagaCCGAGATTAAACctttaataatataacattcgctattttataaaatatcgcttattttataaaagcacaataatattttttgacaCCACaccttttttattatcatttgttCTTCACTACTGtttactttctttttattttaaaaatataaaaattaactattgTTAAGACTATTTTATTCATGTAAAAGTTGTCAAATGGTGtcaccactacaagaaaaatgtacATTTCCAATAGATATTTATCGACGGATGTCCTACTTATCGACAAAAGTACCGACAAATATCATTGATtgatttaccgacggatatttcCTTCGATAATGTCGTATGTGAATGTTTGACCTATTTATTGACGAAAGTTGCATAGTTACCGACGGATCATATCCTTCAGTAAAGTCCTCGGTGAAATCAGAATTACATTTCACTTTCCCCTACCTTAATTTTAGTTTCGTCCCAAAATGCAAACCAAATAGAAAGGTCTTTGCATTGACATTAGCCTAGGAAACCAAATCAAAATCACATTGCACTGTTGTGACCTTGTCATTGCCCACTATCAAACCATCGTATCGTCTCTTCTTGTCCGTGGGTTGAGGGTGTAACACCCTCTATTTTGTATTAACTATGTTTAAATTTCTTGTTTAATTATGTAGTATGaagtaattttatgatttcataagtAAATTGACAAAGGGTTTTGTACAATGtaaatgatgatttttttagaGCCAACTACTTCATATTTTCGAGTTGCCTGAGT
Coding sequences:
- the LOC114165372 gene encoding UPF0481 protein At3g47200-like produces the protein MAQPDFSWMVPIEVMLGSLFHGQVQACSISSVTEELRGPNEAAFKPKEVSIGPLHRGITRHLQLMEETKWRYMREFLDRRGTEEQNRRSEQRLRECGTDILKLDKLIIASYGGNIESEPHELAKIMIVDGCFLLELLMRLGDNSSNPNDPILQNQEKVVSVINDITMLENQVPFIVLKKLFRKVFPDRSDINSDHRVANIVRRAFGYPEVNNSGGVHILHLMHLSTVEQTQQEGKRVKQELLRCATRLHAAGITIEAADITHRHELVDWFNFDISFSGSVLRIPPLYVKETTEVRWRNLIAWEQSRIWIRCKYTSYALFFQGLVCCKHDIELLEEKGVIVNRARKSKDELLDLFNTISKGAEYMDSSYEDICDRLNKFQGKKVRTVLQKVPIVTWHGCRGVYEVVVYYCRNWYRILIRDHIPTVWKFIGVLAAVVLLVLTIMQTYYSSRQKN